A region of Moorena sp. SIOASIH DNA encodes the following proteins:
- a CDS encoding DnaJ C-terminal domain-containing protein, with amino-acid sequence MQNYRDYYEMLGVPTEASSEEIKKAYRRLARQYHPDLNPGDKTAEDKFKDIGEAYEVLSDPNRRSQYDQFSRYWQKKNFGRKAAKAASLIKNVGWNGNGRGSAQGEDYGNYRDFNTFVDQLLGRRSTRKATSTPPPGTRVSSDSAFRPGKTKTAYTVSSRLRPQPKSPPQPQPYPKPQPQDIDARLTLPLEKAYKGGRERIRLEDGRALEVELPARMVTGALVRLQGQGIDGGCLNLKITVSPHPFFKLEELDVICVVPVTPAEAVLGDLIEVPTLDGIVQINVPSGVRSGQKLRLANKGYPNQEGGRGDQVVEIQIVVPTEVTEEVRELYEKLRQIENFNPRQDLPV; translated from the coding sequence ATGCAAAACTATCGAGATTACTATGAAATGTTGGGTGTACCCACAGAGGCATCCAGCGAGGAAATTAAAAAGGCTTATCGGCGGTTAGCTCGACAGTATCACCCTGACCTGAATCCTGGAGATAAGACAGCAGAAGACAAGTTCAAGGATATTGGTGAGGCATATGAAGTTCTCTCTGACCCGAATAGGCGATCGCAGTACGACCAATTCAGCCGATATTGGCAGAAGAAGAATTTTGGTAGAAAAGCGGCTAAAGCTGCTAGTTTGATTAAAAATGTAGGCTGGAACGGCAATGGTCGTGGTTCAGCCCAAGGAGAGGATTATGGCAATTACCGGGACTTTAACACCTTCGTTGATCAACTACTCGGACGCCGCTCTACTAGAAAAGCAACATCAACCCCACCTCCAGGGACTCGGGTAAGTTCCGACAGTGCGTTTCGACCAGGGAAAACTAAAACAGCCTACACTGTTAGTTCTCGTCTGAGACCTCAACCGAAATCCCCGCCTCAGCCTCAACCTTATCCCAAACCTCAACCTCAAGATATTGACGCTCGATTAACCCTACCTTTGGAAAAAGCCTATAAAGGGGGTCGAGAGCGAATTCGCCTAGAAGATGGACGGGCTTTAGAAGTTGAGCTACCTGCTAGGATGGTAACCGGTGCCCTGGTGCGGCTCCAAGGTCAAGGTATTGATGGTGGATGTTTAAATTTAAAAATCACTGTGTCACCTCATCCCTTCTTTAAATTAGAGGAATTGGATGTGATTTGTGTAGTACCAGTAACACCTGCTGAAGCAGTATTAGGTGACTTAATAGAAGTTCCAACCTTGGATGGTATAGTGCAAATTAATGTTCCTAGTGGCGTGAGGTCAGGACAAAAATTGCGCTTGGCAAATAAGGGTTATCCCAATCAAGAGGGGGGACGAGGGGATCAGGTAGTAGAAATTCAGATTGTTGTGCCCACCGAAGTCACTGAGGAGGTCAGAGAACTCTACGAAAAACTACGGCAGATTGAGAATTTTAATCCTCGCCAGGATTTACCGGTCTAG
- the dnaK gene encoding molecular chaperone DnaK — MGKVVGIDLGTTNSVVAVIEGGKPVVIANAEGMRTTPSMVGFSKDGERVVGQLARRQAVLNPQNTFYGVKRYIGRKYAELNPESKRVAYTIRRDESGNVRIKCPRLKKDFAPEEISAMILRKLADEASRYLGEEVTGTVITVPAYFNDSQRQATRDAGRIAGLEVLRILNEPTAASLAYGLDLEASQTILVFDLGGGTFDVSILEVGDGVCEVLSTSGDTQLGGNDFDRKIVDWLAEQFLESEGIDLRRDRQALQRLTEAAEKAKIELSGVGVTDINLPFITATEDGPKHLETRLKRSQFEELCVDLVSRLRRPLKRAFKDAGLTPMEIDEVILVGGGTRTPMVQQLVRSLIDRAPNQNVNPDEVVAVGAAIQGGILNSEVKDILLLDVTPLSLGLETIGGVMKKLIPRNTTIPVRRSDIFSTSQNNQTLVEIHVLQGERDMATDNKSLGRFKLTGIPPAPRGVPQIQVAFDIDANGILQVLALDKTTGREQSITIQGASTLSEAEVNKMIREAEEYAQVDRERRERVEKRNRAESLANEAERQLREVALDFGRQFASGYRRQIEGLIQEMRQSVAQNDDRAIDRAQGDLQDALYELKREVRLQYEEEEDDDFFGSIRRTFTGDSDTDRYSQRDYRRGGDSYDSYGASSSRSTRDRYRRNPLENDWDEDDDWF, encoded by the coding sequence ATGGGCAAGGTAGTCGGCATTGACCTGGGTACAACAAACTCCGTGGTGGCTGTCATCGAAGGCGGTAAGCCGGTGGTAATTGCTAATGCGGAAGGTATGCGCACAACTCCGTCAATGGTTGGCTTTAGTAAGGATGGGGAAAGGGTTGTAGGACAATTGGCACGCCGCCAAGCTGTGCTTAATCCCCAAAATACCTTCTATGGGGTGAAGCGGTATATTGGACGTAAGTATGCTGAACTGAATCCAGAGTCGAAGCGGGTTGCCTATACCATTCGTCGGGATGAAAGTGGTAATGTGAGAATTAAGTGCCCCCGCTTGAAAAAAGACTTCGCCCCAGAGGAAATTTCTGCGATGATTCTGCGGAAGTTGGCGGATGAGGCCAGCCGCTACCTGGGAGAGGAGGTAACAGGGACAGTAATAACAGTCCCGGCTTACTTTAATGATTCTCAACGGCAAGCTACACGAGATGCTGGACGAATTGCTGGGTTAGAGGTTCTGCGGATTCTTAATGAACCAACAGCAGCGTCTTTGGCTTATGGATTGGATCTCGAGGCAAGCCAAACCATCCTGGTATTTGATTTGGGTGGGGGTACCTTTGATGTCTCCATCCTAGAGGTGGGGGATGGGGTGTGTGAAGTGCTATCAACCAGTGGTGATACTCAACTGGGGGGCAATGATTTTGATCGAAAAATTGTTGACTGGTTGGCAGAGCAATTTTTGGAATCAGAAGGAATTGATCTGCGACGGGATCGCCAAGCCCTACAACGGCTGACTGAAGCTGCAGAAAAAGCCAAGATCGAGCTGTCTGGGGTGGGTGTAACTGATATTAATTTGCCCTTTATCACAGCTACAGAAGATGGTCCAAAACACCTAGAAACTAGGCTGAAGCGCTCTCAGTTTGAAGAGCTATGTGTGGATCTAGTTAGTCGTTTGCGCAGACCCCTAAAACGAGCTTTCAAAGATGCTGGCTTAACTCCTATGGAAATCGATGAAGTGATCTTGGTAGGAGGGGGGACCCGCACCCCTATGGTACAACAATTGGTGCGCAGCTTAATCGATCGGGCACCAAATCAAAACGTTAATCCTGATGAGGTAGTGGCAGTAGGAGCTGCAATTCAAGGAGGAATTCTCAACAGTGAAGTCAAAGATATCCTATTGCTGGATGTAACCCCGTTGTCCTTGGGTTTGGAAACTATTGGTGGGGTGATGAAAAAGTTAATTCCCCGTAACACGACTATCCCAGTCCGGCGGTCTGATATTTTTTCCACCTCCCAAAATAATCAGACTTTGGTGGAAATCCATGTGCTGCAAGGGGAACGGGATATGGCAACAGATAATAAGTCCTTGGGTCGGTTTAAGTTGACTGGTATTCCCCCAGCACCACGGGGAGTGCCCCAAATTCAGGTGGCTTTTGATATTGATGCCAATGGGATTTTGCAGGTATTGGCACTGGATAAAACTACTGGTCGAGAACAAAGCATTACCATTCAAGGGGCTTCTACCCTGAGTGAGGCGGAAGTCAACAAAATGATTCGTGAGGCAGAAGAATACGCCCAGGTTGACCGGGAACGAAGGGAACGAGTAGAAAAGCGCAATCGGGCAGAAAGTTTGGCTAATGAAGCGGAACGGCAACTGAGGGAGGTAGCCCTAGATTTTGGTAGACAGTTTGCTAGTGGTTATCGGCGTCAGATTGAAGGCTTAATTCAGGAGATGCGTCAATCCGTTGCCCAAAATGATGACCGGGCTATTGATCGGGCTCAAGGTGATCTACAAGATGCCCTCTATGAGCTCAAGCGAGAGGTACGGCTGCAATATGAGGAAGAAGAGGATGATGACTTCTTTGGCTCAATTCGTCGCACCTTCACCGGAGATAGTGACACAGACAGATATTCTCAACGGGATTACCGCCGGGGGGGGGACTCCTATGACTCCTATGGGGCTAGTTCATCGAGATCCACTCGCGATCGCTATCGCAGAAACCCCCTTGAAAATGATTGGGATGAGGATGATGATTGGTTCTAA
- a CDS encoding transposase — MYRTIPVRANFTDEEKAFWIFQCEQANSLTNCATYYVRQNHYNKLEQQENSFTTYWRGDELFYGWKIYKCSTNYAELCRSLKDNPHYKGMAAQSAQQTLKTVAESISSYNQLVSLYYKGKVDRPRLLRYRKKGGLAAVAFPRQALSYKNGDFVPSISKETKPHLITEITLNPPDFLDPDWVKEVTVRPYLGDLWIDWVIDDGKEAITSNPNLDYTQAWSFDHGGDNWLTGVSTHGKSLIIDGRKLKSMNQGYCRLVAKYKQGKPEFYWDSNLDRVQRKRNNQIRDAINKAARFIINRCLNDSAKPTLRERIGNLIIGWNEGQKNRSNMGKRGNQNFILIPTGRLIARLKQLCPEYGIKLTVTEEAYTSKASYLDNDSLPKHGEKPNGWFPSGFRVKRGLYKTSAGWLVNADCNGAANIARKVATQLGIDLTRVGRGALTLPTRYDLFSSLSRSYRTRNEVARFQPAT; from the coding sequence TTGTACAGAACTATTCCAGTTCGAGCAAATTTTACAGACGAAGAAAAGGCTTTTTGGATATTTCAATGTGAACAGGCTAATAGCCTAACGAATTGTGCAACTTATTACGTTCGCCAGAATCATTACAACAAGCTAGAGCAACAGGAAAATTCATTTACCACTTATTGGCGTGGGGACGAACTGTTTTATGGGTGGAAAATATATAAATGTAGCACAAATTACGCAGAACTTTGCAGGAGTCTCAAGGATAATCCTCATTACAAAGGGATGGCTGCACAGTCTGCTCAACAAACCCTAAAAACAGTAGCGGAATCAATTAGCAGCTATAACCAGCTAGTAAGCCTTTATTATAAAGGAAAAGTTGACCGACCAAGGCTGTTAAGGTATCGAAAAAAAGGTGGTCTAGCTGCTGTTGCCTTTCCTCGCCAAGCCTTAAGTTACAAGAACGGTGACTTTGTCCCCTCAATTAGCAAAGAAACTAAGCCGCACTTAATCACTGAAATCACCCTGAATCCCCCAGATTTTTTAGATCCGGATTGGGTAAAAGAGGTTACTGTTCGCCCGTACCTGGGAGACCTATGGATTGACTGGGTAATTGACGACGGCAAAGAAGCGATTACTAGCAATCCGAATCTTGACTACACCCAAGCTTGGAGTTTTGATCATGGTGGAGACAATTGGCTGACCGGTGTGTCTACCCATGGAAAAAGCCTGATTATTGACGGTCGGAAGCTCAAGTCAATGAATCAGGGATACTGCCGTCTGGTTGCCAAGTACAAGCAGGGAAAGCCTGAGTTTTATTGGGATTCCAACCTTGACCGGGTGCAACGAAAGCGAAACAACCAGATCAGAGATGCGATCAATAAAGCCGCTAGGTTCATTATCAATCGGTGCCTAAACGATTCGGCAAAGCCGACGCTACGCGAACGCATTGGTAACCTAATAATTGGATGGAACGAGGGACAAAAGAATCGCTCTAATATGGGCAAGCGTGGTAATCAAAATTTCATACTGATTCCCACAGGGCGATTAATTGCAAGACTGAAACAGCTTTGTCCAGAGTATGGAATTAAGTTAACAGTTACCGAAGAAGCGTATACCAGCAAAGCGTCTTACCTTGATAACGATAGCCTCCCAAAACACGGTGAAAAACCCAACGGATGGTTTCCGTCAGGATTCAGGGTGAAGCGAGGATTGTACAAGACTTCTGCCGGATGGCTGGTAAATGCAGACTGTAACGGTGCTGCCAATATAGCTCGAAAAGTAGCCACACAGTTAGGTATTGACCTGACCAGGGTGGGTAGGGGAGCATTGACACTCCCAACACGATATGATCTGTTCAGCTCATTGAGTAGATCATATCGCACAAGAAATGAAGTGGCCCGGTTTCAACCCGCCACGTAA